In Aquimarina spinulae, a single window of DNA contains:
- a CDS encoding T9SS type A sorting domain-containing protein — protein sequence MKLLKTLILAIVCSNALLAQQVYEDFENNTAKLAWEAVNGTYTLENDPANNLEKVGVLTAPANSIENFPTLSATLPNGFNMMKNKVIRIKIYTSEIFDIRIDLHEVSGSIWFSEVKPITKTNEWVEYQFMMPDMSTINKISVVLRTINPVKIYFDDIIGAPEMILADFENHGKTWTGTNGTFSVKENPNKSNENQSDSTGLFIKNRNQPYAFVSLDLPKYYSYDKELQIKILQKIPAGLNDKEKKEATFTRFTVKLENTRTGASIERRGVITSNDNWVQYAFDLSNIENINSYTYDKLLIFFAHNNNKNANSFYFDDVQFTSERVYPVDNSRTLPQLMKNSYEVFKLLRTEKGVYRDSKRLFDNNDYHPGSTAATGMGLVTLCIANEKKWETTADQVIKTLETVTGHTPGFTLEVNATGFARHYFNLETGQNEWNQEYSSIDTAILMAGAFFAKEYFLDISAPNRATTTQKSRIQTLVNELWSSIKWDEAIGDISKGTIYRDFYGNGKGKPDKVSTPFNEYIIVADMINKSGAANGTTLWNRFFKNPDNIIPTATYTYTNAQGHPESNVTITDNHHGNFLSSFLVQFSYYLTNGFATNTAYQKYFKNAQKADKNWWKYVSEHDNPISKESFEWGIGAGDANAKNGYHADKINDNWTKIVSPHIIAGFLPVDENKEVENDLLNLYKSGRGVYKLPNAAKDEILWRYSKEDVNWRPQAIQGVDFSTMLFGLYYLENPTFFTKYNNYKPVTHNFSGFTCEHYPVWNATRTYAKEVIVYYNNMIYISLKDDLINKTPTSHPSSWKELGNCTLRPIPTSRSIPAPTCNYMEYGKKTSGNYRRGTIVKVKENKIWKLYQAKWDISAATTSPYNIPGGGAWESLGDCSTYKSAKKSNSSFTVSPNPASNIISIKGNTGITSVEIYSIQGRKVLTSDSKTIDISGLINGLYILKLHTKDSVVETFKIMKE from the coding sequence ATGAAACTTTTAAAAACTTTAATTTTGGCAATAGTATGCTCTAATGCACTACTAGCACAACAAGTCTATGAAGACTTTGAAAACAACACTGCAAAACTCGCATGGGAAGCGGTAAATGGGACATATACGTTAGAAAACGACCCTGCCAACAATCTTGAAAAAGTAGGCGTATTAACAGCTCCTGCAAATTCAATTGAAAATTTCCCTACACTTTCTGCAACACTTCCGAATGGATTTAACATGATGAAAAATAAAGTAATACGGATAAAAATTTATACTTCAGAAATATTTGATATCCGAATAGACCTTCACGAGGTATCTGGAAGTATTTGGTTTTCCGAAGTAAAACCTATTACAAAAACAAATGAATGGGTTGAATATCAATTTATGATGCCCGACATGAGTACTATAAATAAAATCTCTGTTGTTTTGAGGACTATAAATCCTGTGAAAATTTATTTTGATGATATTATCGGGGCTCCAGAAATGATCCTCGCTGATTTTGAAAATCATGGTAAAACATGGACTGGTACTAACGGAACATTTTCTGTAAAAGAGAACCCTAATAAAAGTAATGAAAATCAAAGCGATTCTACCGGTTTATTTATTAAAAACAGGAATCAACCTTATGCTTTTGTATCTTTAGATTTACCTAAGTATTATTCCTATGATAAAGAATTGCAGATAAAAATCTTACAAAAAATACCTGCCGGGCTAAATGATAAAGAGAAAAAAGAAGCAACGTTTACTAGATTTACTGTAAAATTAGAAAATACTAGAACAGGTGCATCTATAGAACGAAGGGGGGTTATTACGAGCAATGATAATTGGGTTCAATATGCTTTCGATTTAAGCAATATTGAAAATATTAATTCTTATACTTATGATAAACTTTTGATATTCTTTGCTCATAACAATAACAAAAATGCTAATTCTTTTTATTTTGATGATGTTCAATTTACCAGTGAAAGAGTGTATCCTGTAGATAACAGTCGTACTTTACCACAACTTATGAAAAACTCTTACGAAGTTTTTAAATTATTAAGAACCGAAAAAGGAGTGTATCGAGATTCTAAAAGGTTATTTGATAACAACGATTACCATCCCGGTTCTACAGCTGCAACAGGAATGGGCTTAGTAACCTTATGTATTGCCAACGAAAAAAAGTGGGAAACAACTGCTGATCAGGTTATAAAAACGCTAGAAACAGTTACTGGTCATACACCTGGTTTTACATTAGAAGTTAATGCTACAGGTTTTGCAAGGCATTATTTTAATTTAGAGACAGGTCAAAATGAATGGAACCAAGAATATAGTTCTATAGATACCGCTATCCTAATGGCTGGTGCATTTTTTGCTAAAGAATATTTCTTAGACATTTCTGCACCCAATAGAGCAACTACAACCCAAAAATCAAGAATTCAAACACTAGTTAATGAGTTATGGAGTTCTATTAAATGGGATGAGGCTATAGGAGATATATCAAAAGGTACGATCTATAGAGATTTTTATGGTAACGGAAAAGGGAAACCTGATAAAGTTTCTACTCCTTTTAATGAATATATAATTGTGGCAGATATGATTAATAAATCTGGCGCAGCAAATGGGACAACTCTTTGGAACCGATTTTTTAAAAATCCTGATAACATAATCCCTACAGCCACATATACGTATACCAATGCTCAAGGCCATCCTGAATCAAACGTTACCATCACAGATAATCATCATGGTAATTTTCTTTCTAGTTTTTTAGTCCAGTTTTCTTATTATTTAACCAACGGGTTTGCCACAAATACTGCATATCAGAAATATTTTAAAAACGCCCAAAAAGCAGATAAAAACTGGTGGAAATATGTTTCTGAACATGATAATCCTATTTCCAAAGAATCTTTTGAGTGGGGAATAGGAGCTGGTGATGCCAATGCTAAAAATGGGTATCACGCCGATAAAATTAATGATAATTGGACAAAAATTGTATCCCCTCACATCATTGCTGGTTTTTTGCCCGTTGATGAGAATAAAGAAGTTGAAAATGATTTACTAAACCTATACAAATCTGGAAGAGGTGTTTACAAATTACCAAATGCCGCAAAAGATGAGATTTTATGGCGATATAGTAAAGAAGATGTTAATTGGAGACCACAAGCCATTCAAGGAGTTGATTTTTCGACTATGTTATTTGGTTTATATTATTTAGAAAACCCAACTTTTTTCACAAAATACAATAACTACAAACCCGTCACTCATAATTTTTCAGGGTTCACCTGTGAACATTATCCAGTGTGGAATGCTACTCGAACCTATGCTAAAGAAGTAATCGTATACTATAATAACATGATATATATTTCTCTCAAAGATGATTTGATCAATAAAACACCTACTTCACATCCTTCTTCATGGAAAGAACTTGGTAATTGTACTCTAAGACCGATCCCTACTTCAAGATCAATTCCTGCCCCAACCTGTAATTATATGGAATATGGAAAAAAGACCAGTGGAAACTATAGAAGAGGAACTATTGTAAAAGTAAAAGAAAACAAAATATGGAAACTATACCAGGCAAAATGGGATATATCAGCTGCAACTACCTCTCCTTACAATATTCCTGGTGGAGGAGCGTGGGAGTCTCTTGGAGATTGCTCAACCTACAAATCAGCAAAAAAATCAAATTCATCATTTACAGTTTCTCCTAATCCAGCTTCGAATATCATATCGATCAAAGGAAATACAGGTATTACTTCTGTTGAAATTTATAGTATCCAGGGGCGCAAAGTATTGACTTCGGACTCCAAAACAATTGATATATCTGGATTAATTAATGGATTGTATATTCTAAAACTTCATACAAAAGATAGTGTCGTAGAAACGTTTAAAATCATGAAAGAATAA
- a CDS encoding S41 family peptidase, with amino-acid sequence MKYLKIKIYLLLFLAVFSSCEKALMEPNPETDALAVFDEYTTLVQEKYAMLEFKNVNINTLRNNLRAKINSAKTQKEVFEILGEVTKSLRDGHSSLIEDQNNPNGMSVGFDLEEGYPVGIDGTILVNNYIGNTVNSEIKTLQGFRAVWGTLPQDRKIGYLWIPSWNVEISDDEIEQIFLDLKDTKGFIFDMRANTGGDPALATKFASYFTDKPIYTGFERFKTGPGPNDFSDSHVTLQPSGSANKYLKPVMVLTDRNVYSASTTFLYSVDPVERIKTVGQRTGGGSGSVADGYLANGWYWSLSTSEFIDAQGKHLDDGVEPDIPVVLNLEDTAKDEVIERAIVELQ; translated from the coding sequence ATGAAATATCTAAAAATAAAAATATATCTGCTTCTATTTTTGGCTGTGTTCAGTTCTTGCGAAAAAGCGTTGATGGAGCCAAATCCAGAAACAGATGCACTTGCTGTATTTGATGAGTATACGACTCTGGTACAAGAGAAATATGCTATGCTGGAATTTAAGAACGTAAACATAAATACGTTGAGAAATAACCTTAGAGCAAAGATTAATAGTGCTAAGACTCAAAAAGAAGTTTTTGAAATTCTAGGCGAGGTTACCAAAAGTTTAAGAGATGGTCATTCTAGCCTTATTGAAGATCAGAATAATCCCAATGGGATGTCTGTTGGTTTTGATCTTGAAGAAGGATATCCTGTAGGAATAGATGGAACAATCCTAGTGAATAATTATATCGGTAATACAGTCAATTCTGAAATAAAGACATTACAGGGGTTTAGAGCTGTATGGGGAACTTTACCACAAGATAGAAAAATCGGATACCTATGGATTCCTTCGTGGAATGTTGAGATTTCCGATGATGAAATTGAGCAAATATTCTTGGATTTAAAAGATACCAAAGGTTTCATTTTTGATATGCGTGCTAATACAGGAGGCGATCCGGCTTTGGCAACCAAATTTGCATCTTATTTTACAGATAAACCTATTTATACCGGTTTTGAGCGTTTTAAAACGGGTCCGGGACCAAATGATTTTTCTGATAGCCATGTTACTCTTCAACCATCGGGCAGTGCAAACAAATACCTGAAACCCGTAATGGTACTTACCGATAGAAATGTATATAGCGCGTCTACTACTTTTCTGTATTCTGTAGATCCGGTAGAAAGAATAAAAACCGTAGGACAAAGAACAGGAGGAGGAAGCGGATCTGTAGCCGATGGATATTTGGCTAACGGGTGGTATTGGAGCCTGTCTACCAGTGAATTTATCGATGCCCAGGGAAAACACCTGGATGATGGAGTTGAACCCGATATTCCTGTAGTACTTAATCTAGAAGATACTGCAAAAGATGAGGTGATAGAGCGAGCAATAGTAGAATTGCAATAG
- a CDS encoding helix-turn-helix domain-containing protein, translating into MEINYNIVSFIDTLGLIQGVILGLLLIIINRKKDKSTLFLGLFIIVYALNLLPVILEDLNIITYYPQYDLLPFDFTWLMFPLFYIYVQQVSILSKNKLSYWTLIPGVLEFIIAIVVFFQDNDSKMEIEESLWYDLILLGGILFSFFIGFKTLNFIKKHTKELKDQYTSTEYRELRWARIFIGFGLILTFVVLFSDFFDTGFYFLITISTINVMLLYWISVRGILQQNVTTLIPISDDVMVVDKSDKNNNSLINNEGTIQLLQEIKKYIQDEKVYTVPDLTIIDIAEKIGAHPKRISGVINSQLNQNFNSYINSFRVEKAKELLRSDIANSLSVEGIGNEVGFQSKSTFYDAFRKYTGTTPSRFKNGK; encoded by the coding sequence ATGGAAATAAATTATAATATTGTATCCTTTATAGATACTCTTGGGTTAATACAAGGTGTTATTCTTGGTCTGTTACTCATTATCATAAATAGAAAAAAGGATAAATCTACTTTATTTTTGGGCTTGTTTATAATTGTATATGCATTAAACTTGCTTCCCGTCATTTTAGAAGATTTAAATATTATAACGTATTACCCTCAATATGACTTATTGCCTTTTGATTTTACCTGGTTGATGTTTCCTTTATTTTATATCTACGTTCAGCAGGTTTCAATACTTTCTAAAAACAAACTTAGTTACTGGACACTAATTCCAGGAGTATTAGAATTCATTATCGCAATAGTTGTATTTTTTCAGGATAATGATTCGAAAATGGAAATAGAAGAATCTCTTTGGTATGATTTGATACTTTTGGGAGGAATTCTTTTTTCTTTCTTTATCGGTTTTAAAACCTTAAATTTTATTAAAAAACATACTAAGGAGTTAAAAGATCAATATACTTCTACAGAATATAGAGAACTACGGTGGGCAAGAATTTTTATCGGCTTTGGACTTATTCTTACTTTTGTTGTACTATTCTCTGATTTTTTTGACACAGGATTTTACTTTCTCATAACAATATCTACCATTAATGTTATGCTATTATATTGGATATCGGTACGAGGTATTCTTCAACAAAACGTAACAACTTTAATTCCTATATCAGATGATGTAATGGTTGTGGATAAAAGTGATAAAAACAATAATTCTTTAATAAATAATGAAGGTACAATACAATTACTACAAGAAATAAAGAAATATATTCAGGATGAAAAGGTATATACTGTACCTGATTTAACTATCATTGATATTGCAGAAAAGATAGGAGCACATCCCAAACGTATTTCTGGTGTCATAAATTCTCAACTTAATCAAAATTTCAACTCCTATATCAATAGTTTTAGGGTTGAAAAAGCAAAAGAACTTCTAAGAAGTGATATTGCAAATAGTTTAAGCGTCGAAGGTATTGGTAATGAAGTTGGTTTTCAAAGTAAAAGTACATTTTATGATGCTTTTAGAAAATATACAGGCACCACACCTTCTCGTTTTAAAAACGGCAAATAG
- a CDS encoding helix-turn-helix transcriptional regulator, whose product MSKRFFSAKSLNVFELSLDKWEYPKHSHNFFELIFILKGNGQHILNESIFEYTEGDIFLLTPKDEHEFIIRDHTDFGFIKFTEQLFIEKTELVSDLKWRKNLDAVVLHANSIPENIISNTTDRSHVFELFRIIKKEYKTPSLYSRSILLELLGALLIIISRNLNKNAAIHTISEEEKVSDILTYIRQNVLDKDIIRIKKIAATFNMSPSYVSVFIKKHAGISIQQYVIQTKIKMAERLLKQTNLNISEIAQKTGFTDSSHFNKLFKKYTGKNPSEF is encoded by the coding sequence GTGTCAAAACGTTTTTTTAGTGCAAAGTCTTTAAATGTATTTGAGCTGTCGCTTGATAAGTGGGAGTATCCAAAGCATTCTCATAATTTTTTCGAATTAATTTTTATTCTCAAGGGGAATGGGCAACACATTTTAAATGAGAGTATTTTTGAATATACAGAAGGAGACATCTTCTTATTGACCCCAAAGGACGAACACGAATTTATCATTAGAGATCATACAGACTTTGGCTTTATTAAATTCACAGAGCAGCTTTTTATAGAAAAAACAGAACTTGTTTCTGATTTAAAATGGCGAAAGAATTTAGATGCTGTTGTATTACATGCCAATAGTATTCCCGAAAATATTATTTCTAATACTACAGACAGATCGCATGTGTTCGAATTGTTTCGAATTATTAAAAAAGAATACAAAACCCCTTCACTTTACAGCCGCTCAATTTTATTAGAATTATTAGGTGCATTATTAATTATAATATCAAGAAATCTTAATAAAAATGCTGCTATACATACTATTTCTGAAGAAGAAAAGGTGAGTGATATACTTACATATATACGGCAGAATGTTTTGGATAAAGATATTATTAGAATCAAAAAAATTGCTGCAACATTTAATATGTCTCCTAGTTATGTAAGTGTATTTATTAAAAAACATGCAGGTATTTCGATACAGCAATATGTGATTCAGACAAAAATCAAAATGGCAGAGCGATTATTGAAACAAACAAATTTGAATATTTCTGAAATAGCTCAAAAAACAGGTTTTACAGACTCCAGTCATTTTAATAAATTATTTAAAAAATATACAGGTAAGAACCCAAGTGAATTTTAA
- a CDS encoding polysaccharide deacetylase family protein produces MRLIKVFFLILSTTVCIVLFSSHTSEKKLIKTATIETDSITDRFWPNDARLVISFSMQFETGGQPEGAESPFAAKPLPKGYPDLPAESWFRYGAKEGIYRMLDLWDKHNIKVSSHIVGAAAIKYPEVAKAIANHGHEIAAHGIAWNDQWDMTYEQELAFIKTGIDTVETITGQRGRGYNANWLRRSPNTLKVLQELDFLYHIDDLSHDEPFITEVRGKDFVVMPYTLRNNDIVNIEGKNWSPDQFLNQLKMEFDQLYDEAGSKRRMMSVSLHDRIGGAPSIVRAIDLFIQYTKKHKGVVFMRKDDIAKMVKDDPKTPRDNSELMYNK; encoded by the coding sequence ATGAGACTAATAAAAGTATTTTTTTTAATACTATCTACAACCGTATGTATAGTTCTATTTTCTAGTCATACTTCAGAAAAAAAACTTATAAAGACCGCCACAATAGAAACCGATAGCATAACAGATCGTTTCTGGCCAAATGATGCGCGACTGGTCATCTCATTCTCAATGCAATTTGAAACTGGCGGACAGCCTGAAGGTGCAGAAAGTCCTTTTGCTGCAAAACCATTACCCAAAGGATATCCTGATCTTCCTGCAGAAAGTTGGTTTCGTTATGGTGCCAAAGAAGGTATTTACAGAATGCTGGATTTGTGGGATAAACACAATATCAAAGTTAGTTCTCATATCGTTGGAGCTGCTGCTATCAAGTATCCCGAAGTTGCCAAAGCTATAGCAAATCATGGTCATGAAATTGCTGCACATGGTATCGCCTGGAACGATCAATGGGATATGACTTATGAACAGGAATTAGCATTTATAAAAACCGGTATTGACACAGTTGAAACCATTACCGGGCAACGTGGTAGGGGCTATAATGCCAATTGGTTACGACGTAGCCCCAACACACTAAAGGTGTTACAAGAACTTGATTTCTTATATCATATAGATGACTTAAGTCATGACGAACCATTTATCACAGAGGTTAGGGGAAAAGATTTTGTAGTCATGCCGTATACGCTTCGTAATAATGATATTGTAAATATTGAAGGCAAAAATTGGTCTCCTGATCAGTTTTTAAATCAATTAAAAATGGAGTTTGATCAATTATATGATGAAGCAGGAAGTAAAAGAAGAATGATGTCTGTGAGTTTACACGATAGAATCGGTGGAGCACCATCAATTGTTCGCGCGATAGACCTATTCATACAGTATACAAAGAAACATAAAGGTGTTGTATTTATGCGTAAAGATGATATTGCAAAAATGGTAAAAGACGATCCAAAAACACCCAGAGATAATTCTGAATTAATGTATAACAAATGA
- a CDS encoding DoxX family membrane protein — protein MKNTASKNHAYFLLRLAMGANLLAHGLVRIPKIEAFSNWMINLYKEIVLPEIFISSFAKILPFAELTIGVFLVFGLFTYRTCLSGGILMIILIFGSCLVEQWEWVGFQMIYVLFFYLLISTSQNNHFSIDNLLQK, from the coding sequence ATGAAAAATACAGCTTCAAAAAATCATGCCTATTTTCTATTACGATTAGCAATGGGCGCCAACCTATTAGCACATGGATTAGTACGAATTCCGAAAATAGAAGCCTTTAGCAACTGGATGATAAACCTTTATAAAGAAATAGTACTACCCGAAATATTCATTTCTTCTTTTGCAAAAATATTGCCCTTTGCAGAACTTACTATTGGTGTCTTCCTTGTTTTTGGGTTGTTTACTTATCGTACCTGCCTCTCTGGGGGAATACTAATGATTATTCTAATTTTTGGCTCTTGTTTAGTCGAACAATGGGAATGGGTTGGGTTTCAAATGATCTACGTACTGTTCTTTTACCTTTTGATTAGTACATCGCAAAACAATCATTTTTCAATTGATAATCTCTTACAAAAATAA
- a CDS encoding alkene reductase, which yields MKTTLYTKYKMNELSLKNRFLMAPMTRSRAEEPGNVPNALMAKYYQQRASAGIIITEATQISVQGMGYAKTPGIYSQKQIEGWKLITDTVHKNGSKIFLQLWHVGRVSSSKINGLQPIAPSAEIAKDTQVYIFDGAPNGDATFVPVEKPREMTKGDIAQVIEEFRIGAKNAIEAGFDGVEIHGANGYLIDQFLRSNSNHRTDEYGGTKENRIRILKEITQAVADEIGVDKTGVRLSPFISFKDMNDPEILETIMIAAKTLNEIGVTYIHLCEADWDDAPTIPEDFRIKLRANFTHTIIATGNKTPKEADDLLDKNLVDLVGFGRKFLTNPDYPKRVQLNATMNDISDPHTLFGGGDARGYTDYPFLDV from the coding sequence ATGAAAACCACACTATATACAAAATACAAAATGAATGAGCTTTCATTAAAAAATCGTTTTTTAATGGCGCCCATGACACGCTCCAGGGCAGAAGAACCTGGAAACGTACCTAATGCTTTAATGGCAAAATATTACCAACAAAGAGCTTCTGCCGGAATTATTATTACCGAAGCTACTCAAATTTCTGTACAAGGAATGGGTTATGCAAAAACTCCCGGAATCTATTCTCAGAAACAAATCGAAGGCTGGAAACTCATCACAGACACAGTGCATAAAAATGGAAGCAAAATCTTTTTACAGCTATGGCATGTGGGACGTGTAAGCTCTTCAAAAATAAATGGATTACAACCTATTGCTCCCTCTGCTGAAATAGCAAAAGACACACAGGTATATATTTTTGATGGCGCTCCTAATGGTGATGCTACATTTGTTCCTGTCGAAAAGCCTCGGGAGATGACCAAAGGTGATATTGCCCAGGTTATCGAAGAATTTAGAATAGGGGCAAAAAATGCTATCGAAGCCGGCTTTGATGGAGTCGAAATTCATGGCGCAAATGGATATCTTATTGATCAGTTTTTACGAAGTAATAGTAATCATAGAACAGATGAATATGGCGGAACCAAAGAAAACAGAATTCGTATTCTTAAAGAAATTACTCAAGCAGTGGCAGATGAAATAGGTGTTGATAAAACAGGAGTACGACTATCCCCTTTTATAAGCTTTAAAGATATGAATGACCCCGAAATTTTAGAAACCATTATGATTGCTGCCAAAACATTAAACGAAATAGGAGTAACCTATATCCATTTATGTGAAGCCGATTGGGATGATGCCCCCACAATTCCAGAAGATTTCAGAATTAAATTGAGAGCTAATTTTACACATACAATTATAGCTACAGGAAATAAAACTCCTAAAGAAGCTGACGATCTATTGGACAAAAACTTAGTTGATCTGGTAGGGTTCGGAAGAAAATTTCTAACCAATCCTGATTATCCGAAACGAGTACAATTAAATGCTACAATGAATGATATTTCTGATCCCCATACTCTTTTTGGTGGTGGGGATGCAAGAGGGTATACCGATTATCCATTTTTAGATGTATAA
- a CDS encoding cation diffusion facilitator family transporter gives MGHDHSHDHAGKNLKIVFFLNLSFTILEIIGGLYVNSIAIISDAIHDLGDSLSLGTAWYLEGKSKKEADAKFSFGYRRFSLLGALINSIVLILGSIYVIYEAIGRLLEPERSDAEGMIVFALIGIAVNGYAAWKVSSGKSLNEKVVSWHLMEDVLGWVAVLFAAIAIYFTDVQYLDPALSLLITLYILYNVIKRLKETLFVFLQGIPKDINIEEIKSKILQVPHVDSIHHLHVWSLEGEHHVFTAHVKLKDITETDQIIDIKSEVKKALMMYHFSHCTIETELDGEVCMLTG, from the coding sequence ATGGGACACGATCATTCACATGACCACGCAGGAAAGAATTTAAAAATTGTATTTTTTCTAAATTTGAGCTTTACAATTTTAGAAATTATAGGAGGTCTTTATGTAAATAGCATTGCTATTATTTCTGATGCTATTCATGATTTAGGAGATTCACTTTCTTTGGGTACTGCCTGGTACCTCGAAGGGAAATCTAAAAAAGAAGCCGATGCCAAATTCTCATTTGGTTATAGGCGTTTCTCTCTCTTGGGTGCCTTGATTAATAGTATTGTTTTGATTTTAGGATCCATTTATGTGATTTATGAAGCCATAGGCAGATTATTAGAACCCGAACGTTCTGATGCTGAGGGGATGATTGTTTTTGCACTTATAGGAATAGCTGTTAATGGTTATGCGGCATGGAAAGTAAGTAGCGGGAAATCGTTGAATGAGAAAGTGGTTTCCTGGCACTTAATGGAAGATGTATTGGGTTGGGTTGCTGTACTTTTTGCAGCGATTGCTATATATTTTACAGATGTACAATACCTCGACCCTGCCCTTTCTCTTTTAATAACACTGTATATTCTATATAATGTTATTAAGCGATTAAAAGAAACATTATTCGTATTCCTACAAGGGATCCCAAAAGATATTAATATAGAAGAAATAAAATCAAAAATACTACAAGTACCACATGTTGATTCTATACACCACTTACATGTTTGGTCACTAGAAGGAGAACATCATGTTTTTACGGCTCATGTTAAACTAAAAGACATCACAGAAACCGATCAGATTATTGATATAAAATCAGAAGTTAAAAAGGCCTTAATGATGTATCATTTTAGTCATTGTACTATTGAAACAGAATTGGATGGTGAGGTGTGTATGTTAACAGGGTAA
- a CDS encoding DUF3703 domain-containing protein: MKFNITIPPKLKIEYDKELSLYKTALSNNDLSKAWDHLERSHILGQSYPWEHSYTHYLMLKYGMLTRDIKEIFGQVIRLIVGGWKSFVNKVPIGNTGGANVPPLKTMHIPHDLKIKLESYQK, translated from the coding sequence ATGAAGTTTAATATAACAATACCACCAAAGCTTAAAATCGAATATGATAAAGAATTGTCGCTTTATAAAACGGCATTATCTAATAACGATTTATCAAAGGCTTGGGATCATTTAGAGCGCAGCCATATTTTGGGACAATCATACCCTTGGGAACATTCTTACACGCATTATTTAATGCTTAAATATGGGATGCTTACCAGAGATATCAAAGAAATTTTTGGACAAGTTATTCGTTTGATTGTAGGAGGCTGGAAATCTTTTGTTAATAAGGTTCCTATTGGTAATACAGGAGGTGCTAATGTACCTCCTTTAAAAACAATGCATATACCTCATGATTTGAAAATAAAATTAGAATCATACCAAAAGTAA
- a CDS encoding Fur family transcriptional regulator, giving the protein MNTIESFLESKKVRPTAMRLLVYKYMTQSNVAKTLGDIENAFAKADRTTLYRTVKTFEEKGIVHQVDDGTGTIKYALCEAGCNCDIGRDLHLHFHCNNCRETICLTEHKIPQINLPDGYIAEDMNLVVKGICEHCSGQ; this is encoded by the coding sequence ATGAATACTATTGAAAGTTTTTTAGAATCGAAGAAAGTACGACCAACAGCAATGCGATTATTGGTCTATAAATATATGACTCAAAGTAATGTAGCTAAAACACTTGGAGATATTGAAAATGCTTTTGCAAAAGCAGATAGAACAACGTTGTATAGAACCGTAAAGACATTTGAGGAAAAAGGGATTGTACACCAGGTAGATGATGGAACGGGCACGATAAAATATGCGCTTTGCGAAGCTGGTTGTAATTGTGATATTGGCAGAGACTTGCATTTACATTTTCATTGTAATAATTGTAGAGAAACGATATGTCTTACAGAACATAAAATTCCTCAAATCAATTTACCAGATGGATATATAGCAGAAGACATGAATTTGGTAGTAAAAGGTATATGTGAGCATTGTAGTGGTCAATAA